In Flavobacterium sp. CBA20B-1, one DNA window encodes the following:
- a CDS encoding peptidylprolyl isomerase, with product MKRIKKHFLFLLFSFSTFMYAQKPTDVLVTINDSIYTVADFERLYNKNIDVIADESQKDIDNYFELYKTYKLRLQHAYSLGIDQSPKVQQEFVMYRKELAEKYFINEKELNRLLDEALERNKWEVNASHILITVDEFAASADTLKAYNQAINVRNEILKGLPFEDAAVAYSNDLSAKHNKGNLGYFSVFKMVYPFESGAYNTPVGAISMPIRTKFGYHLIKVHKKRPAPKTKRIAHILVETKDKEQGDAQKKINEIYKRLEVGDSFFDVAFHFSEDIHTRDNGGDLGIYNEGTLNIDGISDILYELNFKDAYSKPFTSQYGWHIVAVTDIKEQPEEEDLKANFLRKIKSDERSKVLEKDLMDHLKELYQFKVNTENLSKTVSLLNRTELMNQPKVEQTKETESVVAVFTDNQITVKNILEHIYSFPNKYAATPTDELLVKKAFNFYTLQKLKETYNSNLERNFPEFAHTLHEYKEGLMLFDLLEEKIWNATANDTVALQNYFEQHQSNYTQPAHFIGEVYVFNNKSDAKTYHKLLKNNYTVKEADFPMVYKYQGRFYRNDKRLPENLDFNSLGKKIIKWNNLYYVFYLRDKKDSYEPAFEEVKSKVITDYQVLFEKQFNEQLKEKASIEANQAVLNQLKAKYNKKNLN from the coding sequence ATGAAGCGTATAAAAAAACATTTTCTTTTTCTTCTTTTTTCTTTTTCAACCTTTATGTATGCGCAAAAACCAACCGATGTTTTGGTTACAATTAACGACAGTATATACACTGTTGCTGATTTTGAGCGTTTGTACAATAAAAATATTGATGTAATTGCGGATGAATCTCAAAAAGACATCGACAATTATTTTGAATTGTATAAAACCTATAAATTGCGTTTGCAACACGCATACAGCTTGGGAATTGATCAATCTCCAAAAGTGCAACAAGAATTTGTAATGTACCGAAAGGAATTGGCAGAAAAATATTTTATAAACGAAAAAGAATTAAACCGTTTATTGGATGAAGCTTTAGAGCGAAATAAGTGGGAAGTAAACGCCTCGCACATTTTAATTACTGTTGATGAATTTGCTGCATCTGCTGATACTTTAAAAGCTTATAACCAAGCTATTAACGTTAGAAACGAAATTTTAAAAGGGTTGCCTTTTGAAGATGCCGCTGTTGCCTATTCCAATGATTTAAGTGCAAAACATAACAAAGGCAATTTGGGTTATTTTAGTGTTTTTAAAATGGTTTATCCGTTTGAAAGCGGTGCTTATAACACACCAGTTGGAGCTATTTCAATGCCGATTCGAACAAAGTTTGGTTACCATTTAATTAAAGTTCATAAAAAAAGACCCGCTCCAAAAACAAAGCGAATTGCACATATTTTAGTGGAAACAAAAGACAAAGAACAAGGCGATGCTCAAAAGAAAATCAACGAAATCTATAAACGTTTAGAAGTTGGTGATTCTTTTTTCGATGTTGCTTTTCATTTCTCGGAAGATATTCACACGCGAGACAACGGAGGCGATTTGGGTATTTATAACGAAGGAACACTCAACATTGATGGTATTTCGGATATTTTATATGAGTTGAATTTTAAAGATGCCTATTCAAAACCGTTTACAAGTCAGTATGGATGGCACATCGTTGCAGTCACCGATATCAAAGAACAGCCCGAAGAAGAAGATTTAAAGGCTAACTTTCTCCGAAAAATAAAGTCAGACGAACGCTCAAAAGTGCTTGAAAAAGACTTAATGGATCATTTAAAAGAATTGTATCAATTTAAAGTAAATACCGAAAATCTATCGAAAACCGTATCGCTTTTAAATCGAACCGAATTGATGAACCAACCAAAAGTGGAGCAAACAAAAGAAACCGAAAGCGTGGTAGCTGTTTTTACAGATAATCAAATTACGGTAAAAAATATTTTGGAACATATTTATTCCTTTCCAAACAAATACGCAGCCACACCAACCGATGAATTGCTTGTGAAAAAAGCATTTAATTTTTATACGCTTCAAAAATTAAAAGAAACGTACAACAGTAATTTGGAACGTAATTTTCCTGAGTTTGCACACACTTTACATGAGTATAAAGAAGGTTTAATGTTATTTGATTTATTAGAGGAAAAGATTTGGAATGCAACTGCAAATGATACCGTAGCACTTCAAAATTATTTTGAACAGCACCAATCTAATTACACGCAACCGGCACATTTTATTGGGGAAGTTTATGTTTTCAACAATAAATCTGATGCTAAAACCTATCATAAATTGTTAAAGAACAATTATACAGTTAAAGAAGCAGATTTTCCGATGGTTTATAAATACCAAGGGCGATTTTATAGAAATGATAAACGTTTACCCGAAAATTTAGATTTTAATTCACTGGGAAAAAAGATAATAAAATGGAACAATTTGTACTATGTTTTTTATTTGCGCGATAAAAAAGACAGCTATGAACCTGCATTTGAAGAAGTGAAAAGCAAAGTAATCACAGACTACCAAGTATTATTCGAAAAACAGTTCAATGAGCAATTAAAAGAAAAAGCATCAATAGAAGCCAATCAAGCTGTTTTGAATCAATTAAAAGCCAAATACAACAAAAAAAATCTTAATTAA
- a CDS encoding peptide chain release factor 3 — protein MSFKDEILRRRTFGVIAHPDAGKTTLTEKLLLFGGAIQEAGAVKSNKIKKGATSDFMEIERQRGISVATSVLAFNYKNKKINILDTPGHKDFAEDTFRTLTAVDSVIVVIDVAKGVEEQTEKLVEVCRMRNIPMIVFINKLDREGKDAFDLLDEVEQKLGLKVTPLSFPIGMGYDFQGIYNIWEKNINLFSEDSRKNIDDVITIEDLEDKALDQLVGEKPAAKLREELELVAEVYPEFNREDYINGDLQPVFFGSALNNFGVRELLDCFIEIAPSPRAKDSDTRTVLPDENKFAGFVFKIHANMDPKHRDRLAFIKIVSGTFERNKPYTHVRLGKNLKFSSPNAFFAEKKEIVDISYAGDIVGLHDNGNFKIGDTLTEGELMNFRGIPSFSPEHFRYINNADPMKSKQLEKGIDQLMDEGVAQLFTLELNGRKVIGTVGALQYEVIQYRLEHEYGAKCTYENFPAFKACWVRPEDPKNEEFAEFKRVKQKFLAKDKSGQLVFLADSEFSIQMTQSKYPTVKLDYVSERIL, from the coding sequence ATGAGTTTTAAAGACGAAATTTTACGCAGAAGAACCTTTGGTGTTATTGCCCATCCCGATGCCGGTAAAACCACCCTAACCGAAAAATTGCTTTTATTTGGTGGTGCTATTCAAGAAGCAGGTGCGGTAAAAAGCAATAAAATTAAAAAAGGAGCTACATCCGATTTTATGGAAATTGAGCGTCAAAGAGGAATTTCGGTGGCAACATCGGTGCTTGCGTTTAATTATAAAAATAAGAAAATCAATATTTTAGATACACCCGGACACAAAGATTTTGCCGAAGATACTTTTAGAACACTTACAGCGGTTGATTCGGTTATAGTGGTAATCGACGTTGCAAAAGGGGTAGAAGAGCAAACTGAAAAATTGGTTGAAGTTTGTAGAATGCGCAATATTCCTATGATTGTGTTTATTAACAAATTAGACCGTGAAGGAAAAGATGCATTTGATTTGCTGGATGAAGTAGAACAAAAATTAGGATTAAAAGTAACGCCGTTGTCGTTCCCAATTGGTATGGGTTATGATTTTCAGGGAATTTATAACATCTGGGAAAAGAACATTAATTTGTTTAGTGAAGACAGTCGCAAAAATATCGATGATGTAATTACAATTGAAGACTTAGAAGACAAAGCTTTAGATCAATTGGTTGGTGAAAAACCCGCTGCAAAATTGCGGGAAGAACTGGAATTGGTTGCTGAAGTATATCCAGAATTTAACCGGGAAGATTATATAAACGGCGATTTACAACCTGTTTTCTTTGGATCTGCTTTAAACAATTTCGGAGTGCGCGAATTGTTAGATTGCTTTATAGAAATTGCGCCATCGCCCCGAGCAAAAGATTCAGATACCCGAACCGTGCTTCCTGATGAAAATAAATTCGCAGGTTTTGTATTTAAAATTCACGCCAATATGGATCCAAAACACCGCGATCGTTTGGCGTTTATCAAGATCGTTTCGGGAACTTTTGAACGTAATAAACCTTACACGCATGTACGTTTAGGTAAGAATTTAAAATTTTCGAGTCCGAATGCGTTTTTTGCCGAAAAGAAAGAAATTGTTGATATTTCATACGCCGGAGATATTGTTGGTTTGCACGATAACGGAAACTTTAAAATTGGCGATACGCTTACAGAAGGCGAATTGATGAATTTCCGAGGGATCCCATCGTTTTCACCGGAACATTTCCGTTACATTAATAATGCCGATCCAATGAAATCAAAACAATTGGAAAAAGGAATTGACCAATTGATGGATGAAGGAGTGGCACAGTTGTTTACCCTTGAATTAAACGGACGAAAAGTAATTGGAACCGTTGGTGCGCTGCAATACGAAGTTATTCAATACCGTTTAGAACACGAATACGGTGCAAAATGTACTTACGAAAATTTCCCAGCTTTTAAAGCATGTTGGGTGCGACCGGAAGACCCTAAAAACGAAGAGTTTGCCGAATTTAAACGCGTAAAACAAAAATTCTTAGCAAAAGACAAATCGGGACAATTGGTTTTCCTAGCCGATTCTGAATTTTCTATTCAAATGACGCAAAGCAAATATCCAACCGTAAAACTAGATTACGTTTCCGAACGAATTTTATAG